TACTTCTGAAGTGAGTTTGGAatgtaaagaaaaaataaatataaacaattCGCAACTTTCATTCTACTTGAAAATTAACAcaacaagaaaaatataaaattgtgtGTGAgaatgttcatgtatctatgtagCCAGAAATAGCAACTTAGAATTTAACCCCAAAAAAAGATGCATCTGAAGGTGcattgagaaaataagagaaataattaGAAATGATGATTACAATAATCAATCACTAAAAGATCGCTTAATCCAATAATCCTCCCCTCTAATTCAACTGAATTCACCTTAAATCACCAAAATTAAGAAcatgaaaaacaaacaaaaaaatcatttttattcATTAGTGTCACAATTAACCTATGCAGATTGAAACATAGAACAGAGGAAAACAACAAAAGGGGATAGATAAGAAAGGTTCTCAATCATCTCAATTGCACAAATTCTGTAAAAAATTCAAGAAATCCaattaccaaaataacaaaagaagaagaTTGGATCAAAGACAACTCAGAGTCACCTTCACTTTTTTTCTCGATTAAATCAAATTGGAAATGTAAAAAAAAACCAAACGAACTGTATAAAGAATCAAGGAGCACCAATAAATCAACTTTCTGGGTAAGAAGAGAAGTTACCCGAGGAAGAAGGCTATCTCTGCCGGAAATTTTATTGTGTCTGCGTTGGTTTGTTATATTGTGTCTGCTTGATTTTGTTTCCAGCCGTCTTCCATTTCATGTTTGATGAAGGGAATAGGTTTTCTTATTTTGGAGGGAATGGTTCATTAATGTCCAAACAAATTGGAGGGAaagctttttttcttttttggctaCGGAGGGAAAGTTAGAATAATAAAAATCTATTTTAATTAGTGATTTttagtagtattttatttttattgtcgGTAAAAGGATATCATGGTCATGTGCCGCTAATATTTCAGCTTAAAGAATCTATTAGCGGCAATTGCCTTATTGCCGCTAAATAATTGCCGCCAAAGGCCTTTTTTGTAGTAGtgtgtttagttgaattacttgcttttcttgatttccgtattcattacttaactgtgggaattctttacttgaaattgctatccttGGAATATCATTTATTCAGTTGTTGTGTTTTGTCTTTCGTTTTATTGCTGAGGTGATTGTTTGGTTATTTGCACGCGGTTTCTGCCgtgctgttgttattgttgcacgaggtttctgccgtgaaGGTTGTTATTATTTGCACGTTTCTGTCgtgtggttgttattgttgcacgagatttctgccatgccgttgtgattattgatacgcatgcggtggtataaggtatgGGTGTTAAAATgtatgtggtgagataaggtgggcttgatacgcgtggctagtaggggaactattagaagtcatgcggtgtgataaggtgggctaaaacggagatgctattttgggaaaataattttaaaaaaccaaatataaaggctcccgcggtgatataaagaaagactgtgatttatttttacgatttgggactacgaggcggtacatcGGGAGTTCCCCTGTTGATATTCTTTATTTGTTGTATTGTTTGGTTCTTGTTTTCCTTAACAAGTAaaattcttgttttcctttcgtgTTGTATTAGCTTTCCTTGATTCCGTGTTGTTATTTCCCGTAAATTCTTTATTGTTCACTTCCCTGTCATTTTCATTATATCATATTATCTttgtcttgtttcttattatctccagtagggcTTTGACCCGACCTCGtaactactctaccgaggttaggcttgacacttactaggtaccgttgtggtgtactcatactacacttctgcatatatttttgtgtagatccaagtGCATCCTATCATCCTTGATATTAGTGCACTGTGTTgctgctttggagacttcaaggtacacatgCCCACGTCCGCATGCCTCAGAATCCCCTTCTATcttgttttccttatttccttatgtttttgatagacagtgatgtataggattgttcagcattgtatctagagcttgtgacttatatctcaccGGGGTTCAGGAAATTATACGTATTGAGCTTACAGTCTATTGATGAAATtgttgaagttttaaaattttaagtttttatttgatgttttcgcatattgttaggcttacctagtcttagagactaggtgccgtcacgatatcctacggaggggatttggggtcgtgacagttcccAAGGTTAAGAAGGTTGAAGAACAATCTCCTAAGTTGCAAGGAAATGCATTAAGAGGAATGACCCTTCCTATTAGGCGGGTTGACACGGTAAAGTTATCCTCAAAATTACTTTGAAAATTTGTGGCCCGTAGTCTTCTACAAAATGATGCACTCCCAGAGAAGCGTACAAATGAAGGCTTTGATCCAAATGCTTACAACCTACTTGTAAAGGTTGGATACAATCCTAATGAGCTGTCACAATTAGGTAagcttccctcaaaacttgttACAAGGCAATcgcgtgaaggtttgggatataAATAAGATACACCAGTCTAcatctccataagaagggcaAGCAATAACTTCATCACTACAGAAGACGAATCTGCTCCTTCTAATGAAAGGCCTTCTGTTTTCGATTGTCTTGGAAAATCAACTGCAAGAACTTCCATATTTGAGAGATTAGGTCcgttgaagaagaaaagaaagttgCACAAAAACTATAAAAGCATGAAAGCATTTTCTTTGTCGAAATATCAAAGGTTCTAATGATTGTCAAAGTTTGATCCCTTCCAGAATAAGGCAACAGACAAACCTTGTGATTTTGTGCGGAGAGATACTAAAAGTAAAGTTGCACGTTGTGGTCTACACCAAAGAACgtgatgaagaaaagaaagtattGGATCTTCATATCATGTTAGTGCACAAGATGCGTGTTATACTTTATCTCTAAAAAATATTGACGATGAATTGAAGGATATTTCCTGGTGTTACCACATATCTTTCAATGATGGCGAttctcaagaagatgaagatgctgAAGATGCTCAGCCCGAACTTATGGAAGGGATTAAAATGACGGTCGATGCAATGAAAAAGGTCAACCTTGACATTGAAGTTGATCCAAGGTCCCCTTATGTAAGTGCTTTACTCGCAGTTGACTAAGAAGTGGCTTACGTTGAGCTACTTAAGGAGTATAATGATGTCTTTGCCTGGAGTTATAAAGAGATGCCTGGTTTAGACCCCAAAGTGGCATTCCATCATCTTGCAATCAAGAAAGGTGCCCGTCCTATCAAGAAAGCTCAACGACGCTTTAGGCCAGAGTTGGTTCCCTTAATTGAAGCTGAAGCTAACAAGCTTGTTGAAGCTGGATTCATTCGTGAAGTTAAGTACCCCACATGGATTTCAAGCATTGTCCATATGAGGAAGAAGAACGGATAAATTTGAGTTTGTGTCAACTTTAGGGATCTGAATAATGCATGTCGTAAGGATGAATTTCCACTACCTATTCCCGAGCTTATGATCGACGCCACCACTGGATATGAGGCGATATCTTTTATGGATGGTTCGTCTGGCTATGATCAGATTTACATGTCACCTAaggatgaagagcttactgcgtTTTGTACTCCCAAAGGTATTTATTGCTATAAGGtgatgccttttggcttgaagaatgctggcGCCACTTAACAAAGAGCTATGCAAAATATCTTCGATAACATGCTTCAAAAATGTTGAATGCTATGTTGgtgacttggtggtaaaatcaagaaagagGAAAGACCACTTGcaagacttgagaatggtgtttgatCTACTACGAAGGTATCAATTCAGAATGAATCCTTTGAAATGTGAATTTGGAGTTACTTCTAGAAAATTCCTTGGCTTCATTATTCGACATCGAGGGatagaaatttatcaagccaaaGTAGATGCAATCCTAAAAATACCTGAGCCAAGAAATATCCATGAATTAAAAAGTCTGCTAGGAAGTTGGCGTatcttaggagattcatctcaaatTTAGCAGGGAAGTGTCAACCATTTAATAGTCTCATGAAGAAGGGTGTCCCTTTTGAGTGGGCCATGCTTGTAGTAATACCTTCGATAACATCAAATCATAGCTGGCGAGGCCTCCAATTCTAGCGGCTCCCATGCCTGGGAAGCCATTGATACTATATATAGCGACACAAGAAAGATCGGTTGGAGAACTCTTAGCCCAAGAGAATAGTAAAGGGAAAGAAAATTCCTTTTACATCTTGAGTAGAATGATGATGCCAAACAAGTTGAAGTATTCACCGATTGAGAAGCTATGTTTGGccctagtcttctcaattcagaAGTTGAAatactactttcaagctcatgttgtccgTCTCATTTCCAAAGCAAATCCCATTAAGTATGTGATGTCAAAACCCGTCCTTAGTGACTGACTAGCGAGGTGGTACCTCCAATTTTAATAATTCGAGATCGTGTACGTGCCTTAGAAAGCTAtaaaagggcaagcattggcagacttcttAGCTCATCATCCGATATCGGATGATTGGAAGCTAACTGATGAGTTACCTAACGAAGATGCAATGGTCGTCAATGTTCAAATGCCTTGAAAGATGTATTTTGATGACGCCACACATTGTGAAGGATCTGGAGCATGTAGTGTTCATCACTTCCCAAGAAGAGCTCTTGCCATATTCTCACTTTAACACAATGTTGCTCtaataatgttgtagaatatCAAGCActcatacttgggcttgaaatggccatTGATATGAAACAACTCCAATTACATATATTTGGAGACTCCGAATTGGTGATCAATCAATTGCTATGTAGCTACGAGGTAAAAAAGCCAGAATTGCATCCCTATCATGACTATGCGGAGAAATTGATTGGATGGCTTGGCGATGTCACTCTTCAGCATGTGCCAAGGAAGGAAAATAAGCAAGCTGACGCTTTAGTTTCTCTTGGTTCAATATTGACTTTGCTCAACCAACCGCGAATCACTATCTGCCAAAAATGGATAGTTCCACCAGATGAGTATGAGGATGAAGAAAGCAAACTTAAGCATCTTGTAGCCGTTTCTGAAGCTGAGAAGGTCGACTGGAGACAAATCATGATAGACTACTTATGCTATGTGATACTTCCACATGATCTAAGGAGAAAGACTGAAATCCGTCATCATGCCCCttgcttcctttactacaaagagaCTTTGTATCGAAGATCATTCGAGAGAGTTCTCCTGCGTTGTTTAGGGGAAGATAAAGCGACTCAAGCTATGCAAGAGGCACATTTGGAGTTTatggttcacatcattttgggcCGAAGCTGCATtttcatataaaaaggatggggtATTATTGGCCAACAATGGtcaaagattgcttggactatgcCCAAAGATGCAAAGCATGCCAACTTCATGCAATTTTTATACACCAGCCTCCTGAAGTGTTACATCTAACTGTAGCATCTTGGCCATTTGATTCTTGGGGATTAGACGTTGTTGGACCGCTACCGAAATTTTCTTGTGGCCACTTGTATATCTTAGCTGCAActgattatttcttgaaatggGCAGAGGTTGTCGCCATCAAGGATGTAAAGAAAAAGAATGTTGCAAACTTCATTCGAGTGAATATCATCTATCGTATTAGAATTCCTAGTTATATCATAACAGATAATGGCAAGCCGTTCGATAACAAATTGATGACCAAGATATGCGACCTTTTTGGCCTCAAGCAACGTAATTCATCAATGTATTATGATGCTGCAAATGGACTAGTCTAAGCATTTAACAAGACACTGTGCAAATTGTTAAataaggtcatctttaaatctaAAAGAGATTGGCATGATAGGATGGAAGAAGCTTTGTGGGAATATCGGACGACTCATCGCACGCCAACACAAGCTACTCCTTATTCTCTTATTTATGGAGTCGAATTAGTTCTTCCTCTTTAGCGTCAAATACTATCCTTGCGACTCGCTATCCAAGAAGGGCTTACTGAAGAAAAAAATGCTCGTTTACCCCTTGAAGAACTAGAGGCCCTTGATGAGAAAAAGttagaagctcaacaaagtctcGAATATTATCACGCTCGTCTTTCTCGTACTTTCAATAAAAAGGTTCACCTAAGGTCTTTCCAAGTCGGTGATCAAATCCTTGCAGTAAGAAGACCCGTTATCATTTCTCATAAGTCAAAAAGCAAGTTCACCTCGAAGTGGGATGTGCCATATGTGGTGCAAGAAGCCTATTCAAGCGGTGCTTTCAAGCTTGTAGATGCGGATGGTTTGCGGATCGGTCCCATCAATGGAAGCTTcatgaagaagtattatccttaaGGAAAATACGGTCCTTGacagcctaaactgcaagttacAATACTCGACAATGCACAAGATAAACTTCATATTGCTACACTCCTAtcccgcatgagtctaaactatGTATGACCCAAAAAAAATTCtctaggttgaaaacctcaaaAAAGGTGGCCTAGGTGAAAGTTAGGACAAAAAACTGCTAGGTTTAAAACAACGTgagaggtggcctaggcaaaaaTTAGGACCTaaaagagaaaattaaaaaaaaaactcatcTCTTTGAATTACATTTAgtcttgatcctcttcaccgagggtCATAGGCAACTTAGAGACttattctaagttcagtcgcatgaGCCAAAAAACAATATTGACTTTGAACTAcgttatgacttgatcctcttcactgaGATACGCAGACAACTTAGAGTCTTATTCTATGTTCAGTCGTATGAGTAAAAAAATATCGGCTTTGAATTACGTTATGACTTGATCTTCTTTACTGAGATATGTGGGCAGCTTAGAATTTTATTCTAAGTTCAGTCACTTGagtctttttttaaaaaaggcaTGGCATGATGtgaatatgaaaaattaaaattgagATCATCACATTGGTGTCTTGAAATCAAAGGCGTACATTGTAGAAAGAAATAATGCAACCTACATCAAACCGGGAAAGGCATTTTATTACTTCAATATTACAAAGGTCTAATACATCAATGTCAAAAAAAGGGATGAAAGTATTCATACATTGTTTAAGTCATAAAAGCAATTGACACGAAGAATTGCCTCATTTCTTCAGAAGATGATGCTACCGCAAAGGTTTTGCATAGTTGAATCCAAAGTGGATTGTGCCTCCATCATATGATATAATTATGGAACTTGTAGTTTGAGTTCTGGAGGGTCTAGCAATACATGActtagtatgagatgaggttttcagagttggctcgtcacgcggTATgtttggttcccactgagagggagaagattaggaggttcattgatggcctcaactatgaaTTACGCTTCATTATGGCTCGGGAGGTCGCGACATGTGCTaggtttgacgaggtggttgatattgctagatGCTTAAAGCTGGTTCGCAGGTAGGACCatgaggatagggaggccaaaaggcctcgtaGTTCAGGTGGTTTCACCAGTGCCTCATATGGAGGCCAGTCCTACTATAGTAGAGGCCATTCTTCTAGACCCGTTCAGGCAGCTCGCCATATTCCTCGTGGCTATTCAGCTAGCCACAGTTCCTATAGTTCCCGCCTAGCTTAGTtataaggccccataaaatttcacctaaaattcgaggtttcgtggtgccgaggtaggctaatgtattTGAGGGTTGTAGAAAATCTTTGCGTCGAGCTTGCGAGCCACggtacagactttttgggttgagtAGAGCGTTGGAGAGTTGAAGAAAAATTGTTGCAGAACAGGGCATTTTTggggtccattatgcgaccgtagaactgATCTACGGACGGTAGATCGGCTGTAGAAGAAGAGAAATGGACCAATTTTGGGGGTtgttttgaggtcaactatgcgaccgcataatcttTTCACGGGCCACACATCCATCGCAGAACCAGCATGAAGATTTCTGGAGGGagattctgcggctgcacaattgaTATGCGGGCCGCAGACTGGACTAGACCAGCCCAGTTTTTGGGACCATTTCTGCggaccattttgcgggccgcagacCTGATATGCGGTGCACTCTGTGACCACAAAGTTGAGTTCGGAGGGACCATTTTttggttttaaaaccctaaaacaACCTTAggggtcattttagaaggttcaaactgatattttagagagaggaaagtgGTCTAGAGCGAGAAGAAGAATTCCTAAGCTATTTGTTCAACAATCTTTGCTCAAGTCTggaagaattcacaagaataactcacaaggccttcatctaagaggtaagactCTATCCCTAGCCTTCAATTGAATAGGTAACGGGGAAGAAGGTTTTGAGAATaagagttgttatttatgcatgcatgtactaatAAAGGTGGTAGGAAGGTTGTGGAGTATTTGTGGGTGGCCTATTGAAGTGGGGATTAATTGTGAACgttaaaaccttaatgcacacctagtgcttgataaaatgctcaaatgaggtGAAACCCCgagtatcttcctaattatggttcaaatttgtcatgtttctaatagattgaagttgctaggatttccggAACATCGTAGTAATTTAAGGGAGATCAAGCGAGGTATGTCGTCTAAACTCCTCTTGTAGAATCGATTTCCTTGATGTCCTCGTAAGTTACGATTATGTTTGGCTTAATTTCTTATGTCTCATGTTCCGAGTCCTTCCTAATAGAGTTGATTATCATAAAATAAATGTTGTGTTGAAAGATGTATGTACCcaaaatgtgttccaaatgttcctTTCATATTATGATTCCTTCCGAGAATGTAATCTAGAATGATCAATGTATCAaaggtgttgtgatttaaaaatCATGTTTCAACTGCAATCTAGTATGGCTAATCATGGTAGAGAAACTCAGtgtgcttaagactcttgttTTCTCATATATGTACTTAAGGTCTTGATTTGGAATTCTCTTATTGATGATAATCCTTGGTAACACCTAAAACTTTTAGGGgtgagtatgaaatatgaaatacgaccgATGTGCCGAGAATGGATactataattgtggccactaatACCAATAAAATGGAAAGGTGTGTGGAAAATTATGAAATGAGTTCTAAATCTTTTGAGTaataaatgctttgggagtatcgtttagttaccgaggaagggtaggtcaaaataacctaaccccgaaactacacgtgctagTGTATTAGTAATTGGGGGGTAAATCCCTGTGTTGATGTGACGAGATTGTTTTCctttaaatgggatgagattgatgagTTGAGatatttccccttaaatgggatgagattatttctagcaggatgtgatgtgatgtcgacccacacggcattgtggtgaatCGACTTAGCCAATCAGGCTgggatcggacgccatgccgcgcacatggtggtgttgtgattggatgtctcggggtgatatggcttagccgatcgagtTGAGATTGGACTCCGTGCTATAAGCACAATGGTATAtcagtactaaagatctccctacttaaaaatatggaaacttacttgaaatttacttTTCTCCTAACTTGATACTGTTTGAGGCTCTTATTGTTTTCATGTTTCCTTCTCCTAacttgccgggggcgctgcatcttaatggatgcaggtggtttcaTAGCAggtagcaggtggtattgatcagtgatagcagcacaccctctcctcagctgacttggtgagccccatttcatttcggggTTTTGTATCTCTTGTCCTCTATGTAtattgttttgaggtatagctggagccttgttgccggcaccatcatgctactcttttgtatctattagaggctctgtagacatagcgTGGGTGGTACCTTTGTTTTGGTAAGTCAGATTagaaatgttgtatttgtatcatatatttccacttctaaaccatgaatgtgtaatgtaatattttgggaaatctTGAATGAAGTTCTAACGGTAATGAAATTCGGATTGTTCATGTAACCTtctcattgtctaattaatgaaatataccTTCTCCTTATTCATGGGTGAGTCTGGGTAGAAGGCATTGTATAGGCTTGCTtggccgggttatctcggttgagcgccagtcgcgctacccgaggttggggcatgacagcaGTCATCATTCGGTGCATTACCGGCATAGAGTTCTTATCGTGCCCCATCTGCTCAGGTTTCCACAGGCAGTTCTTCGGTCTATCAGGGTTAGCAACCTGTCAGCAGGGTTTGCTATGCGTGCGGAGACTTAACTCATCTCAAGAGAGATTGCCCCAAACTATTGGGTAGGGTTCCAAAGCAGAGTTCTCAgcctatgattccagcaccaacAACTTCACCACCCGCACAACCAGCTTGGGGTAGGGCCCAGTCAGCTCGAGGCCGCCCAAGATGGGGAGGTCGATctggtggtggtcaggcccgttgtTGTGCAtttccagccaggccagaggcagtTGCCTTTGATGCCGTGATCACATATATTATTTCAGTATGCCTCATAGacgcttcggtattatttgatcctggttccacttattcatatgcgTCATCATATTTTTGCTCGTTGTTTGGATATGCCTTGTGATCTTTAGTTATGCCTATTCATATATCTATgccggtaggtgattctattattgtggaccatgtgtaccggtcgtgtatAGTGATTATTGGGGGATTAGAGACGAGAGTTGATGTTTTActgcttagcatggttgattttgacatgatattagacatggattggttgtcaccatgtcatgctattctggattatcacgataagaccgtgatgttggcgatgccggAATTGCCTAGGGTTGAGTATGGAGGTTCTTTAGACtatgttcccaatagagtgatTTTCATATTTAAAGGCCCATCGGATGGGTGGGAAGGGATGTccatcatatttggcctttgtgagggatgttggtgctgatactcctaccatgaGTCCGTTCCGGTAGTGaaagactttccagatgtgtttcctgcaaacatGCCGGGCAAGCCACCCGACagagacattgattttggtactaatatggtgccgggaactcagcccatctctattctacTATATCATACGGCAACaatagagttgaaggaattgaaggaatagcttcaggaactacttgataagggattcatcagGCCTaatgtgttgccttggggtgcaccgattctatttgtgaagaagaaggatagtatGCAgttgtgcattgattacaagcagttgaacaaagttagaattaagaataagtacccactatcgcacattgatgacttatttgaccagcttcagggtgctagagtattctctaagattgatttgaggtctgggtatcactagttgaagattcgggattcggatattctgaagacggcattcaAGACACGCTATGGTCACTAcaagtttcttgtgatgtcatttgggctaaccatgccccaacagccttcatGCACTTGATGAGCAGTgcattccagccatatcttgattcttttgtcatagtattcattgatgactaCTAGTGTACTcatgtagctaggaggagcatgagTAACATATGAGGATTGTActccagaccttgagggagaagaagctatatgctaaattctccaagtgtgagttttggcttggttctgtggcattcttggggcacgtggtgtctagtgaggggatcaaggtggatccgaataagattgaggtagttcaaagttgcccagaccgtcttcaactactgagattcagagccggatattatcgccattttgtggagggtttctcgtccattgctgcacctctgactagattgacctagaagagtgccccattcaggtggtctgatgagtgtgatgagagcttttagaagctcaagactgccttgaccacaactccagttctagtttttccttcagcatcgggttcatatacagtttattgtgatgcttctcggattggtattgggtgtgtcttgatgtaggagggtagggtgattgcttattcTTAGTGCcgattgaagccccatgagaagaactaccccgttcatgtttagagttggcagccattgtccatgcattgaagatttggaggcattatctctacgacGTATCTTTTGAGGTATTTACGGACCATCAaagtctacaacacttgtttaagTAGAAGGATATATATTTGAGGCATCGGAGGTAGTTAGAGTtattaaaagattatgatatcaccattttgtatcatccaggGTAGGCCAATGGCCGATGCTTTTAGtagaaaggctgagagtatgggtagccttgcatatattccagttggtgagaggctgctagcattggatgtttaggctttggccaattagttcgtgaggttagatgtttcgaagcctagtcgggttcttgcttgcgtggtttctcggtcttctttgtatgagcgcatcagagagcgttagtatgaCGACCCTTATTTTcttgtctttaaggacacagtgcaacacggtgatgccaaggaggtttctattagagatgatggggtgttgcggatatagggtcagatttgtgtacccaatatggatgggttacatgagttgattcttaaggaggcccacagttcgcggcattccattcatccgggtgccgtgaagatgtattaggatttgaggcagcactattggtggacaataatgaagaaagatatagtggagtatgtggctcggtgtttgaactatcagcaggtgaagtacgagcatcagacgCCGAGCGGTTTGCtctagagacttgagattcccgagtggaaatgggagtgtgtTACCATGGATTTGGTGGTTGGGGTCCCACAGACTTTGataaaatttgatgcagtttgggtgattgtgtacCGACTGACTAAGTCCATACATCATTCTGGTTGTAACCACTAATTCTTTAGCAcagctggctcagatctatatccgcgaAATTGTTCTTCTTCATGGCGTGCCGATGTCCATTATTTCTAATCGAGGCACGCAattcacatcacagttttggagagcagtgcagcgagagttgggcacacaggttgagttgagtacaacattcctccCCCAGAAAGACGGACAGTGCGAGAGCACCATTTAGATCTATAAAGATATCGCTTGTGTTTTGGATTtcaggggttcatgggatcagtttctaccacttgcagagtttacctacaacaatagctaccaatcgagtattcagatggctccttatgaggccttatatgggaggcagtatcgatcttcggtgggttggtttgagccgggggaggc
This DNA window, taken from Nicotiana tabacum cultivar K326 chromosome 15, ASM71507v2, whole genome shotgun sequence, encodes the following:
- the LOC142169645 gene encoding uncharacterized protein LOC142169645, with the protein product MPGLDPKVAFHHLAIKKGARPIKKAQRRFRPELVPLIEAEANKLVEAGFIREVKDLNNACRKDEFPLPIPELMIDATTGYEAISFMDGSSGYDQIYMSPKDEELTAFCTPKEYQALILGLEMAIDMKQLQLHIFGDSELVINQLLCSYEVKKPELHPYHDYAEKLIGWLGDVTLQHVPRKENKQADALVSLGSILTLLNQPRITICQKWIVPPDEYEDEESKLKHLVAVSEAEKVDWRQIMIDYLCYVILPHDLRRKTEIRHHAPCFLYYKETLYRRSFERVLLRCLGEDKATQAMQEAHLEFMPPEVLHLTVASWPFDSWGLDVVGPLPKFSCGHLYILAATDYFLKWAEVVAIKDVKKKNVANFIRRQILSLRLAIQEGLTEEKNARLPLEELEALDEKKLEAQQSLEYYHARLSRTFNKKVHLRSFQVGDQILAVRRPVIISHKSKSKFTSKWDVPYVVQEAYSSGAFKLVDADGLRIGPINGSFMKKYYP